The window GACTTCGTTTCCCTTGTGGAAGGTCAGGTTGCCGTGCGCATCCAGGCTGAGCCAGAGAAGGACACGGGTACCTTGGGGGAGATGAAGCGGGAGCTTCCAATGGTCAAGGCTGCTTGGTCCAACGACGCCGAGCAGCCAGGCTCCTCCATCGTCGTCGATGGTGTTGGGTTGAAATGCGTCGCAGGAAGGAGAATGATTGTCGTAAGTGTCATCGATCTGGATCTGACAGGCGTGCAGAGTAGCGCCATTAAGCGCAGTCTGAGGGTTGGCATAGGGGTAGTTGCTCATCCCGGCAACGTGCGCCAACGGATAGGTAGCGAAGGCCCAGATCCAGGAACCGTTTTGCACGGGGACGTTGGTCGTGGCATCGACATTGACCTCTACTCCTGGGGCAATGCGTACCTGCATTGTGCACCCCTGTGAGCAGTCGATTCCCTGATCGGGGGGAGTGGGCACGGGAATGAGCGGCGTCGGCAGAACCTGGGGTGGTGTAACGGGCCGCGCCTTGAGGATGATTCCGCCGAGCGCCATTAAGGGATACTGCGGCGAGAGGCGGATGACCATCCCCGGCTGGAGCCGGTGGCAGTCTTTGCCAATGGCTGAACTCAAGGCCCGCACAGTCTCCGGTTTGGCATCGCTGAAGATCTGGCTGGCGTCCGTCATGTGCATTTGAACGGTCAGGATCTCGTCGCAGTTATCCCCTTCTTGTACGGTGTAGAGCAGAGAACCTGGCTGCGGCAAGGCCCTGGCAAAGGCCGGATGGGGCGTCGGCACCGGCGTCGCCGGCACCCCTAGCGCGTAAAAAAAGCCGCTAAGAGCCGGCATAATGCGGTCCCCCAGGTGGAGGCTATAGCTGAAAACGGGCGTGACAATCGCCCCAAACAGGATCAAGAGGAGCAGCAGCTTCCAGGGTATAAGATGCAACAGCGAGCGAAATGTGTCGCTTGCTCGCGGGCGTGAAGGCATGCGACTGGCCATAAGGTGCTCTTCCCCTCACTTCATGCCGTTTCCTGGCATGGTGCTATTATAGCAAGGCCGCGCTCTGCTGGCTATCAAGAGGGACTGGCAGGCTCCTCTTGCAGCGGAAGAATAGCTCTTATTGTTATTCTACACTGTCTGCTATGGTTTCTCGGGTGGGGGGATAAGGTCGAAGGTCGAGGCTCTCTAGCGCTGGTCAGCAAAAGCGAGCTGACCAGAGGCTGGGGAGGCGCCAGCCCTGCAGGCAACAGCTGGCTCACCGGCCTCTGGTCAAGCAAGCAGACAGACAGACAGGCCGAGCAGTCCCTGGCGACCGCTTCCTTCAGGAGGCAGGAGGATGCCCCTTGTTGGGTCTTCCCTGCCTAGGCTAGGGTAGCACCCAGGTGCCAGTGCGCCCGGCCAAAGCGCGCCCGATAGCCTGGGGACAGGTGAGCAAAGCTGCGCCGCCACCACGCTCCAGGTAGCGGATGACAGCGCGAATCTTTGACTGCAGACGCTCGTTGGCGAAGTGTCCGGTGGCCTCGTAATGGCGTAGCTCGGCAAGAGTGAGCATGTCCAGAGGATACGCTTGTCCCACCTGCTGGGGACAGAGGGCCACCCTCTCGGCTGTCGTGGCGACCAGGAAGAGGTCGGCGTTCAGCTGCGTGGCCAGGAAGCTGGCAGCCAGATCGGCAGGAAGGCAGGTCTCCACCGGGTAGAGACCTCCCTCTCCATCGCGCCTCATCGGGATGCTGCCACCGGCTGCGGCAATCACGATGAAGCCGGCCTGGAGCAAGGTTTTGATGGCCTCCTGTTCTACAATCTCCAGCAGCTCCAGTCTTGTGCTGGTTGCGTCCTTTGCGCTTAGTGGGCCGGCCATGTCCGTCTCCAGTTCGTCCGTTGTCTGGGCCTTGGCCACGGGTCCGCTGGCAGGCTGGGCGAGCGTCGTCTCGCGGTCGCCTGGGCTGACAACGACCCGCGTGAGCAGGCAGGCACTACGGCGGTTCAATCCCCGGTGCTGCAGCTCATCATCCAGCGCCTGCTGGATCAGATAGCCCAGTCTCCCCTGAAGTCCCGCCAGGAGACTTGCGGGGAACCGCTGGGGAGGGAGTGGGAGCCTGTGAAGAAGAGATTCGCCTGGCTGGTCAATCTGGGGGGTATTGTCATGGGCAATGACCACGTTCCAGCCGTTGACGATCAGGTCGACGATATGCTTTGCTGAGGCGCATATGGCCTCAAGCTGCCCAGGTCCATCCCTGTCTTCCTCGTCTTCGATCAGTGAGTTACCGCCTATGGCAACGACAGCCAGCTTGCTCATTGAACGGGTATCCTCCTCGGATAGTTCTCTCCACTGGCCAGCGAGCGCCTGCTGTGCTGCGCTCAGGCGCTGGCTTGCAGCTCCAGAGCATGCAGCCCTTCACCGCCTCTGGCGAGCGTGACAAGCTCTTCCTCGCCTTGCTCGACTGTCTCACCGCTGCGCTGGCCACTAGCCGTGGCTAGCAGGATGACCGTCTCCTGGCGCCTGATCTTGCCTTCCTCAAGCAGCTGCAGCAGAGCCGCATAGGAGGCTGCTCCCGCTGGTTCGACAAAGATACCGGTCAGGGCGGCCAGCTCCTGGCGGGCTTTGAGCAGGGCCTCGTCGCTGACGGTGATCCCAAAGCCGCCGCTCTGGCGGACGTGGCGCAAGGCCATGACTCCATTGTGGGGATGACCGACGGCGAGGCTCTCCACCTGGGTTGTTGGAGAAACAGCCTCTGGCTGGCGCTGGCTCTCGTTGCTAAGGGAGCGCACGAAAGCCGGCGCGCCTTCTGTCTGCACCGCGATGAGGCGCGGAATCTGACGGACAATGCCAAGCTGGCGCAGGTCTTCGAAGCCGCGGTAGATGCCACTGATCAAGCCACCATCGGCCACGGGTACGAGAATGGCGTCGGGAACGGCGTGCCCCAATTGCTCGGCAATTTCCAGACCGACGGTCTTGAGTCCTTCGACAATATAGGGATTGTAACCGATATTGACGTTGTACCAGCCGAATTTGGCCGTGGCCTCGACGCTCAGGTCAAAGGCGTCCTCGTAGCTGCCGTCGATAGCGAAGATTCGGGCGCCGCAGAGCTGCAGGACCCCGGCGAGCTTGCGAGCGCTGCGCAGGGGGAGAAAGAGCTGACAGCTCAGTCCCAGTGCTGCCGCCTGCTGACTTAGCGCCAGGGCACTGTTGCCTGTTGAGGCGCAGACCAGCTTGCGCTCCTCTGGCAGGGCCAGGCTGGTCGCGACAAAGGCCCCACGGTCAGCGTATGAGCCGCTGGGATTGCGCGTTTCATCTTTGAGCCAGAGATTGCGCATATTGAGGTGCTTGCGTAGTCGCTCTGCCGGGTAGAGCGGCGTTCCCCCGACGATCAGCGGCGGCAGGCGGTTGCCGTAGGGAATGGGTAGGAAGGGACGAAAGCGCCGGATTGAGGGATCACGGCTCTCGGCGTGGTAATTCCAACGAATCTGGTCATAGTCATAATGAACTAAAAGAGTGCCCTGGGGACCGCAGTTCGGGCAGGTGTAGGTGACGCTGCCCGGAGTATAGCTGCTGCCGCAAAGAACACATTCCAGCTTTAGAATATGGCTCGCTAACAGCATAGAACCTGTCCTTTATGTATGTACAGTAATAAGTTGAGTGAGGTTGTGGTGTGGCTGGCCTGTCCCCAACTGTGGTTCGTGGCCAGCCTTGTTGCCTGTACTGTGGGTGGAAGGGAGGAGCTTGCTCTGTTGCTCCACTGATCCCACCGCTTGCTATTATGACACATACGTGAGCCTGACCAGGGAGCGATCGACGCTGGCCAGGTGAGGGCAGCCTGAGAGGGCCATCGCTTGCTCCAGCTCGTCGCGCAGCATCGTCAGGATCTCGGCCACTCCCTCGGCTCCGTTAACGGCCAGGCCCCAGAGCGGGGGGCGCCCGACGAGGACCGCTCGCGCTCCCAGTGCCAGGGCCTTGAGGATATCGCTGCCGCGTCTGATCCCGCCATCCAGGTAGACCTCGCAGCGTCCTGCCACTGCCTCTACGATCTCGGGCAGAACGTCGATGGTAGCGGGTACGCCGTCGAGCTGGCGCCCTCCGTGATTCGAGACGATGATGGCGTCGACCCCATACTCACAAGCCCGCTGGGCGTCCTCGCCTCTCAGAATGCCTTTCAAAATCAGTGGCAGGCGAGTGAGCGAGCGTAGCCAGGGAATGATCTCCCAGGTGCAGGAAGGATCGGGCTGGTCGCCCTCGCCCTCATGCTCAAAATTGGCCTTGCGGATGCTGCGACTAAGTGGGTTGCGCGCGGTGCGCTCTTTATTTCCCCAGCGCGGCGTGTCAACTGTCAGCACCAGGCCCTGATAGCCAGCGGCTTCAGCTCGCTCGACCAGGCGCTGGGCGGTCGGGCGCGCCGTGATATAAAGCTGGAACCAGAGTGGTCCGCCAGCGGCGGCGGCTACTTCCTCCAGACTGCGACTGGCCGAGGTGCTCACTACTAGCAAGGTACCAGCCAGGGCCGCCCCTCGGGCCATCTCGCACTCTCCTTCGGGATGCGCCAGGGTTTGCAGGGCCGTTGGTGCGATGAGAATGGGCATGGGCAGGCTCGTACCGAGCACTGTTGTCGTCAGGTCAACCTGACTGACGTCAACCAGGACCCGTGGCCTGAGTTTGATGCGCTCAAAAGCGCTGCGATTGGCCCGTAGTGTCACTTCATCCTCTGCTCCACAGGCGTAGTAGACCCAGGAACCGCTTTCCATGCGCTCACGGGCCAGAGCCTCGTAGTCGAAGACGTTAATCAGGTCCATTGTACTTTCTCCTTTTCGCTCTCCTGATTCCTCACGTAGCCGCTCTGGCTGCTTGCTGTCTGGCCATGTAGAGGGCGTGCAGGACGCGCTCCGGAGTGAGTGGAAGTTGACGCAGGCGCACACCAAGCGCGTCGGCAACGGCGTTGGCCAGGGCTGGGGCCACGGCAGCGATAGCTATCTCGCTAATGTCGCGGATGTCGAGCGGGTCGGCGCCGTCTCCCTCCATCAGGACAATGCTTGTCTCGGGCATATCGCGGGCACTGAAGATACGATAGTCGTTCAGGTTGGTCGTTAGCGGGTTCCCCTGCTGATCATAGACCATCTCTTCGCAGAGACCATAGCTGAGTCCCTGAGCGATGCCACCCTCGATCTGCCCTTCGGCAAGAACAGGATTGACAATGTGGCCGCCGTCGATCGCTGAGACGACCTTGAGCACATGCGTGGCGCCTGTCGCGGTGTCGACCTCGACCTCGACGCCCTGGGCGGCAAAGGTCGGAGCACTGCAGGCCGCACTCCAGGAGGAGGTGGCGCTGATCGACGTCGGCTGCTCGCCGTAGAGAGCCTGTAGCGCTACCTGCGAGAGGCTGAGGCTTTGACCACCTGGGGCGCGGATCACAGAGTCGGCCAGAGAGAGGCTCTCCGCTGGCACGTTGAGCAGCCGCGCGGCAACACTGAGTAGCTGCTGCCGAACCTGCGCGGCTGCTTGCCTGACAGCGTGAACACAGGCGTAAAGGGAAGAAGAGGGGTCGCTGCTCGTATCGAAAGGAGTGCTGTCGGTATCAGGAGGATGAATGAGAATATCTTCGGGACGCACGCCGAGACCCTCGGCGGCGATCTGGGTCAGGATGGTGTGGCTGCCGTTGCCGTTCTCGGGGAGGCTGATGAGCAGGTTGAAGGAGCCGTCCTCGTTGAGCTTGAGCGTGGCGCTGCTCAGCAAGGACGGGCGGGGAATGGGCAGGTGCATGGCCAGAGCAATGCCGACGCCGCGTTGGATGCGTCCACTCTGGCTCTGTCCCTGTCGGCGTTTCTCTCGCCAGTTGAGCTGCTCTTCGACCACCTGCAGGCAGTGAGGCAGGCCGCAGTGTCTGAGTCGCACGTCCGCCAGTTGGCTGGAGGCCAGAGCTGTCTGGGGAGTGGCAGACTGATAAGCGGCTGTGGCTAGAGGGAGGAAAGGAAGGATCTCCCCCTCCTTGAGCCAGTTTTTGCGTCGCAAGGTCAAGGGGTCCATGCTCAGGCGGCGTGCGATCTCGTCCATGTGGCTTTCGAGGGCAAAAAGGCCCGCCCAGGCTCCATTGCTGCGGAAGGCGCCAGCAGGTGGCAGGTTGGTATAGACCACCTGGGCACTGTAGCGCAGGCTCGGACAGGGATATAAGGGGAGGCTGTTCAACCCGCTTCCCACTGAGAGAGGGACGGCCTGACCTCCGTAGGCACCGGCATTGACCAGGACTAACATCTGATTGGCGAGGATCGTGCCGTCGCGCCGAAGACCGGTCTTGAGGCGGATGATGTGGCTCGGTGCCACACGGCTACTGCGAAACTCGTCTACCCGGCTGTATTCAAGGCGCACAGGACGATCGGTAGCCAGGGTGAGCAGGGCGCAGAGGTCTTCAACGAGAAGATCGTGCTTGGCTCCAAAACCCCCACCCACGCGCGGAGCGATGACCCGAATCCGGCGCGGCGCTAGCCCGGTCAGGACAGCCACAAGGCGCCGCACGTGATAGGGCACCTCGCTGCTCGTGCGCACGACGAGGCGGTCATCCTCATCCCAATAGGTAATTGCAACGTGGTTTTCAATGGCCACCTGCTGGATCTGGGGAAGGACATATTCCCCTTCCACGATCAGCTCGGCGCCGGCAAAAGCCCGCTCAACGTTGCCCTGCTCGAACTGCACGTGAGCTGCGATGTTGCGATTGGCATCGTAGATGCCATACGATTCCGGTTCGGGGTGCAGCTGAGGCGCTCCCGGCTCGAGGGCCTTGCGGGGATCAAAGACGGCGGGCAGCGGCTCGTAGTCGACCTTGATCAGCTTGAGCGCCTGCTCAGCGATGTCCGCCGTCTCGGCGGCGACGACTGCCACGCGGTCCCCTACATAGCGAACGATGTGATCCAGGCTGTACTGGTCGTGTGGTCCAGGCTCAGGCCAGGGCTGAGCGGCGCTAGTGTAGGGGATGCGGGGAATGTCTTTGTAGGTCAGAACGGCATGGACACCCGGTAAGGCGCGCGCCTCTGTCGTATCGATCTCGCGAATGATGGCGTGAGCATGGGGGCTTGTAAGAAGCCGAGCGTGCAGCAGGCCGGGCAGGTTGCAGTCGTCAGCAAAGGCTGGCTTGCCTGTGACAAGCTTGATGGCGTCAATCTGGCGTTCTGGTCGCCCCATCATGGCATGCACGGGTGGTGCTTCCCCGCCCCCGCCCACCTGCTCGTCTGGCTCCAGTGGAGCAGGCCCAAGATCCCAGGGGCGTGTGCGACCACCACTGTCGGGAATGCTGATCGGTTCGATATCTTCGCCGCGCAGCAAGGCTGCAGCGCGCTGCACGGCCTGGACAATGCGATTGTAACCAGTGCAACGGCAGAGATTCCCCGCCAGGGCGTCACGGATCTCTTCCTCGCTGGGATTGGGATTGCGCTGCAGGAGCGCGTAAGCTGAAAGCAACATACCGGGGGTACAGAAGCCGCAGTGGACTGCGCCAGCGTCGATGAAGGTCTCCTGTAAGGGATGGAGGCGGCGAAACGAGCCGAGTCCCTCGACCGTGGTCACCGTCGCGCCAGCTGCCTGCATGGCGAGCATGACGCAGCTAGGACGTGGCAGACCATCGATGAGCACCGTGCAG is drawn from Thermogemmatispora onikobensis and contains these coding sequences:
- a CDS encoding amino acid kinase family protein, coding for MSKLAVVAIGGNSLIEDEEDRDGPGQLEAICASAKHIVDLIVNGWNVVIAHDNTPQIDQPGESLLHRLPLPPQRFPASLLAGLQGRLGYLIQQALDDELQHRGLNRRSACLLTRVVVSPGDRETTLAQPASGPVAKAQTTDELETDMAGPLSAKDATSTRLELLEIVEQEAIKTLLQAGFIVIAAAGGSIPMRRDGEGGLYPVETCLPADLAASFLATQLNADLFLVATTAERVALCPQQVGQAYPLDMLTLAELRHYEATGHFANERLQSKIRAVIRYLERGGGAALLTCPQAIGRALAGRTGTWVLP
- the thrC gene encoding threonine synthase: MLLASHILKLECVLCGSSYTPGSVTYTCPNCGPQGTLLVHYDYDQIRWNYHAESRDPSIRRFRPFLPIPYGNRLPPLIVGGTPLYPAERLRKHLNMRNLWLKDETRNPSGSYADRGAFVATSLALPEERKLVCASTGNSALALSQQAAALGLSCQLFLPLRSARKLAGVLQLCGARIFAIDGSYEDAFDLSVEATAKFGWYNVNIGYNPYIVEGLKTVGLEIAEQLGHAVPDAILVPVADGGLISGIYRGFEDLRQLGIVRQIPRLIAVQTEGAPAFVRSLSNESQRQPEAVSPTTQVESLAVGHPHNGVMALRHVRQSGGFGITVSDEALLKARQELAALTGIFVEPAGAASYAALLQLLEEGKIRRQETVILLATASGQRSGETVEQGEEELVTLARGGEGLHALELQASA
- a CDS encoding alpha-hydroxy acid oxidase, whose product is MDLINVFDYEALARERMESGSWVYYACGAEDEVTLRANRSAFERIKLRPRVLVDVSQVDLTTTVLGTSLPMPILIAPTALQTLAHPEGECEMARGAALAGTLLVVSTSASRSLEEVAAAAGGPLWFQLYITARPTAQRLVERAEAAGYQGLVLTVDTPRWGNKERTARNPLSRSIRKANFEHEGEGDQPDPSCTWEIIPWLRSLTRLPLILKGILRGEDAQRACEYGVDAIIVSNHGGRQLDGVPATIDVLPEIVEAVAGRCEVYLDGGIRRGSDILKALALGARAVLVGRPPLWGLAVNGAEGVAEILTMLRDELEQAMALSGCPHLASVDRSLVRLTYVS
- a CDS encoding molybdopterin-dependent oxidoreductase; amino-acid sequence: MELELRINGVIKSLDVAPNELLLNVLRREGYYSVKHGCGHGHCGACTVLIDGLPRPSCVMLAMQAAGATVTTVEGLGSFRRLHPLQETFIDAGAVHCGFCTPGMLLSAYALLQRNPNPSEEEIRDALAGNLCRCTGYNRIVQAVQRAAALLRGEDIEPISIPDSGGRTRPWDLGPAPLEPDEQVGGGGEAPPVHAMMGRPERQIDAIKLVTGKPAFADDCNLPGLLHARLLTSPHAHAIIREIDTTEARALPGVHAVLTYKDIPRIPYTSAAQPWPEPGPHDQYSLDHIVRYVGDRVAVVAAETADIAEQALKLIKVDYEPLPAVFDPRKALEPGAPQLHPEPESYGIYDANRNIAAHVQFEQGNVERAFAGAELIVEGEYVLPQIQQVAIENHVAITYWDEDDRLVVRTSSEVPYHVRRLVAVLTGLAPRRIRVIAPRVGGGFGAKHDLLVEDLCALLTLATDRPVRLEYSRVDEFRSSRVAPSHIIRLKTGLRRDGTILANQMLVLVNAGAYGGQAVPLSVGSGLNSLPLYPCPSLRYSAQVVYTNLPPAGAFRSNGAWAGLFALESHMDEIARRLSMDPLTLRRKNWLKEGEILPFLPLATAAYQSATPQTALASSQLADVRLRHCGLPHCLQVVEEQLNWREKRRQGQSQSGRIQRGVGIALAMHLPIPRPSLLSSATLKLNEDGSFNLLISLPENGNGSHTILTQIAAEGLGVRPEDILIHPPDTDSTPFDTSSDPSSSLYACVHAVRQAAAQVRQQLLSVAARLLNVPAESLSLADSVIRAPGGQSLSLSQVALQALYGEQPTSISATSSWSAACSAPTFAAQGVEVEVDTATGATHVLKVVSAIDGGHIVNPVLAEGQIEGGIAQGLSYGLCEEMVYDQQGNPLTTNLNDYRIFSARDMPETSIVLMEGDGADPLDIRDISEIAIAAVAPALANAVADALGVRLRQLPLTPERVLHALYMARQQAARAAT